A genomic segment from Plasmodium cynomolgi strain B DNA, scaffold: 0026, whole genome shotgun sequence encodes:
- a CDS encoding CYIR protein (putative;~vir-type antigen): MALSDANKSEIHLPDLPSYKKYTELDNVVINKYSNKYCIKSLGSTDEVDKKFCNKIAKNLSTLKNENDKRKLIYDCYYFNHWLYDNIGKKYYKGKAKGKKVHVSENLLNFVSAANSERILIPSGNGNIYGNRKDGNKIKTCTIILKITKILNATILISLSAKNV; the protein is encoded by the exons ATGGCACTTTCCGATGCGAATAAATcg GAAATACACTTACCAGATTTGccttcatataaaaaatatacagaGCTGGATAATGTTGTCATTAATAAGTATAGTAATAAATACTGTATAAAAAGTTTAGGAAGTACAGATGAAgtggacaaaaaattttgtaataaaatagcaaagaATTTATCAACATTAAAGAATGAAAATGATAAGAGAAAACTTATATATGACTGTTATTACTTTAATCACTGGTTATACGATAacattgggaaaaaatattataaaggAAAGGCTAAAGGTAAAAAAGTCCATGTTTCTGAAAATCTTCTTAATTTTGTGTCAGCAGCTAATTCAGAGCGTATATTGATACCATCAGGTAACGGCAATATTTATGGCAATCGGAAGGATGGAAACAAGATAAAGACTTGCACgatcattttgaaaattacgAAGATATTAAATGCAACGATTCTAATAAGTCTAAGTGCGAAAAATGTGTGA